CGCCCTTACATCCGGCATAACGCCAAACTCAAAGGAGTCTTCAAATGAAAGATGCAGATATCGTTTTATTACCATCAGGAACCTTTACTCGCGATCAAGCCGAGGCTGTTGCTGCTGCTTATAGAAATGTGGCTATTGAGGATGATCAAGGGACTCATTTCCGTTTAGTAGTACGCGTATTGGGCAAATGGTTTGGCGTGCATGGAATTTTGAGCCTAACGCAGGAGAGGGGCTTAAAGTACATCTCCAGCGAAGGCGTGAAAAACCAATAAGTCATTAAGTTGCCGGAGGCTTAGAGCCTCCGGTATGCCCAACAAATACCTGAGGAATTATCATGTCAAACTCTAAAAAAACGACGGCATCCAAATCAGCTAAATTGTCCCCGATAGTGAACCGCGAAGAGCAAATCAAAGTTACAGAGCAGGCTTTGGTTAACGTGCCGGTAGAAATGGTGCCATTTAGCCAGCTGGCTCTGTCTCCACTCAATGTGCGCAAAGCAGAACCGGATCCGGTGAAATTGCAAGAACTGGCCGACACCATCAAAGCCGTGGGCGTCCTGCATAATCTTATCGTGCACCGCCTGCCCGAGGGTCAGCTGGGTGCCG
This portion of the Rahnella sikkimica genome encodes:
- a CDS encoding ParB/RepB/Spo0J family partition protein yields the protein MSNSKKTTASKSAKLSPIVNREEQIKVTEQALVNVPVEMVPFSQLALSPLNVRKAEPDPVKLQELADTIKAVGVLHNLIVHRLPEGQLGAAAGGRRFRALNILLVAGAIARITPCR